In the Populus trichocarpa isolate Nisqually-1 chromosome 1, P.trichocarpa_v4.1, whole genome shotgun sequence genome, one interval contains:
- the LOC7480115 gene encoding 10 kDa chaperonin, mitochondrial: protein MAKRLIPTFNRILVEKIIPPSKTNSGILLPEKTSKLNSGKVVAVGPGARDKDGKLIPVTLKEGETVLLPEYGGTEVKLGEKEYFLYRDEDIMGTLHD from the exons ATGGCAAAGCGCTTGATTCCGACATTCAATCGCATATTGGTGGAGAAAATTATCCCTCCTTCCAAAACCAACTCCGGTATTCTTCTTCCTGAGAAAACCTCCAAG CTGAACTCTGGAAAAGTTGTTGCCGTGGGTCCTGGTGCTCGTGATAAAGATGGCAAGCTTATTCCTGTTACTTTGAAGGAGGGAGAAACTGTCCTTTTGCCTGAATACGGAGGCACTGAAGTGAAACTTGGTGAAAAAGA GTATTTTCTGTATCGAGATGAAGATATAATGGGAACCCTTCATGATTAA
- the LOC7463880 gene encoding uncharacterized protein LOC7463880, with protein sequence MDDQEFGRLLDLFPVVRPRNYHIETDPSKQSTSRSFPEPVFQEEEGKKESNNQVIDVQDAFWEKLKLAVEKKAGAAEAQRFCKAFQEIHRKLVYEELSLDAACSFINLSKRSGQ encoded by the exons ATGGATGATCAAGAATTTGGACGCCTTCTTGATCTCTTCCCCGTTGTCCGTCCTCGAAATTaccat ATTGAGACGGACCCATCAAAGCAATCAACTTCTCGGTCATTTCCGGAACCGGTATTTCAGGAGGAGGAAGGTAAAAAGGAATCCAACAATCAAGTTATTGATGTACAGG ATGCATTCTGGGAGAAGCTAAAGTTGGCAGTTGAGAAGAAG GCGGGTGCAGCAGAAGCCCAGAGATTTTGCAAGGCTTTCCAAGAAATTCACCGGAAACTT GTATATGAAGAACTGAGTTTGGATGCTGCCTGCAGCTTTATAAACTTATCAAAACGCTCCGGACAATAG